The stretch of DNA CAATCAGAAAACATTTGGAAACAGGAAAGGGGATTGTTATCCGATAATCGTTTTTATTTGTATTTTTAGTACCACCATATTATACTAGATCATAAAAGAATAGAATGTATAACAGAAGATCATTTTTAGGAAAGTTAGGAGCTTATGCTATTGTTGCAGGAAGTACAACTCTGATGCCTCGCTTTTTGAGGGCAGAATCGTTTAGTAGCGAAGAGGGGCGTTTGCATAAATTAACGATCTTGCATACCAATGATGTACACAGCCGTATCGAGCCTTTCCCGCTAGACGGTGGCAAAAACCAAGGGCGAGGAGGTATTGCTAAACGAGCAGCCCTAATTAATAAAATTCGCCAAGAAGAAAAAAATGTATTGTTGCTGGATGCAGGCGATATGTTCCAAGGAACACCTTATTTTAATTATTTTGGTGGAGAGCTGGAATTAAAACTAATGAGTAAAATGGGGTATGATGCCGCTACTATCGGGAATCATGACTTTGATGGAGGAATAGATGGCTTACATAAACAATTTACAACACAAGCTAATTTTCCATTGATTAATTGCAATTATGATTTTACGGACACCATTATGAATGGTCAAGTAAAACCTTACCAGATTTTTCAAAAGGGAGCTATAAAAGTAGGAGTGCTTGGGGTAGGAGTAGAACTAGATGGGCTTGTGCCCGCAGCATTGTATAAAAAAACAGGCTATTCAAACCCTATCGAAAAAGCAAACCACTATGCCAATAGATTAAAAAAAGACGAAGGCTGTGATTATGTTATCTGCTTATCACACCTAGGGTATGAATACAGTACGAATAAAGTATCTGATTTGATTTTGGCAGAACAAAGTCAAGATATTGACCTGATTATAGGAGGGCATACGCATACTTTTTTGGAGCAACCGACTATTGTTAAAAACAATCAACAAAAAGAAATTTTGGTTACTCAAGTTGGTTGG from Aureispira anguillae encodes:
- a CDS encoding bifunctional metallophosphatase/5'-nucleotidase gives rise to the protein MYNRRSFLGKLGAYAIVAGSTTLMPRFLRAESFSSEEGRLHKLTILHTNDVHSRIEPFPLDGGKNQGRGGIAKRAALINKIRQEEKNVLLLDAGDMFQGTPYFNYFGGELELKLMSKMGYDAATIGNHDFDGGIDGLHKQFTTQANFPLINCNYDFTDTIMNGQVKPYQIFQKGAIKVGVLGVGVELDGLVPAALYKKTGYSNPIEKANHYANRLKKDEGCDYVICLSHLGYEYSTNKVSDLILAEQSQDIDLIIGGHTHTFLEQPTIVKNNQQKEILVTQVGWAGMILGRLDIYFERNFQDKCIQCKNEKVG